Proteins encoded by one window of Arachis ipaensis cultivar K30076 chromosome B04, Araip1.1, whole genome shotgun sequence:
- the LOC107639310 gene encoding uncharacterized protein LOC107639310 isoform X3, producing MTSFCDLCSSDGLLRRRLLLRLLLQRHLFQRLLLQRRSPPVAFSYAGNLVNRAIELRVSLPADSRGFVLSDPKNRMFLCNFRIVISLVCGAYLVGNAFTTKEYKQVLVVQEKKGRFHGIGYWKLPSRVVDVVCSTGDFCSMVIVTWLLATGSYLLKLL from the exons ATGACCTCCTTCTGCGACCTCTGCTCCAGTGACGGTCTCCTTCGGCGACGTCTCCTCTTGCGACTTCTCCTCCAGCGACATCTTTTCCAGCGGCTTCTCCTCCAGCGACGATCTCCTCCTGTGGCATTCTCCTACGCCGGCAATCTCGTCAATCGAGCTATTGAGCTGCGAGTTTCTCTTCCGGCAGACTCACGA GGCTTTGTCCTGTCTGATCCAAAGAATAGGATGTTCCTTTGCAATTTCCGCATTGTGATATCATTGGTTTGTGGTGCTTATTTAGTTGGCAATGCATTCACCACCAAGGAATATAAACAA GTTCTTGTAGTACAGGAAAAAAAAGGTAGATTTCATGGAATTGGCTACTGGAAGTTACCTTCTAGAGTTGTCGACGTGGTATGCAGTACAGGAGATTTTTGCAGCATGGTTATTGTAACATGGTTATTGGCTACTGGAAGTTACCTACTGAAGTTATTGTAA
- the LOC107639310 gene encoding uncharacterized protein LOC107639310 isoform X1, whose amino-acid sequence MTSFCDLCSSDGLLRRRLLLRLLLQRHLFQRLLLQRRSPPVAFSYAGNLVNRAIELRVSLPADSRGFVLSDPKNRMFLCNFRIVISLVCGAYLVGNAFTTKEYKQAKDTFKVPFKSEGKGNFRTVSFKFKAVAPRTRLTFYSSFYHTRIDDYGSLCGPVLDQVIVFPVT is encoded by the exons ATGACCTCCTTCTGCGACCTCTGCTCCAGTGACGGTCTCCTTCGGCGACGTCTCCTCTTGCGACTTCTCCTCCAGCGACATCTTTTCCAGCGGCTTCTCCTCCAGCGACGATCTCCTCCTGTGGCATTCTCCTACGCCGGCAATCTCGTCAATCGAGCTATTGAGCTGCGAGTTTCTCTTCCGGCAGACTCACGA GGCTTTGTCCTGTCTGATCCAAAGAATAGGATGTTCCTTTGCAATTTCCGCATTGTGATATCATTGGTTTGTGGTGCTTATTTAGTTGGCAATGCATTCACCACCAAGGAATATAAACAA gCGAAGGACACCTTCAAAGTTCCCTTCAAATCTGAAGGGAAGGGAAACTTCAGAACAGTGAGCTTCAAGTTCAAAGCAGTTGCACCAAGAACAAGACTCACATTCTACAGCTCCTTTTACCATACCAGAATTGATGATTATGGATCTCTCTGTGGCCCTGTTCTTGACCAGGTTATAGTGTTCCCTGTCACCTAA
- the LOC107639310 gene encoding acyl-coenzyme A thioesterase 8-like isoform X4 produces MELATGSYLLELSTWEVQNSFFGKSDLSFLCILRHLSVEIKKRELEIEVAQKEELGFDHQEVAMPSVPPPNKLLSMEELRERRLTDPRLPKTYRNKIATTKFTPWPIEIRFCEPTTSTNQTKSPPSLNFWFRAKGKLSDDQALHSMPNHIQFRK; encoded by the exons ATGGAATTGGCTACTGGAAGTTACCTTCTAGAGTTGTCGACGTG gGAAGTGCAGAATTCATTCTTTGGGAAATCAGATTTGTCATTTCTTTGCATCTTGCGCCATCTTTCTGTTGAGATAAAAAAGCGAGAATTGGAAATTGAAGTAGCTCAG AAAGAAGAATTAGGATTTGACCACCAGGAGGTAGCCATGCCATCTGTGCCTCCACCAAATAAG CTTTTGTCAATGGAGGAGCTGCGGGAGAGACGCCTTACTGACCCTCGTCTTCCAAA AACTTACCGGAACAAAATTGCTACAACTAAATTCACCCCTTGGCCAATAGAGATAAGGTTCTGTGAACCTACAACTTCAACAAATCAGACCAAATCTCCTCCCAG TTTGAATTTTTGGTTTAGAGCAAAGGGAAAACTTTCAGATGATCAGGCCTTGCATAG TATGCCAAACCATATTCAATTCCGGAAGTGA
- the LOC107639310 gene encoding uncharacterized protein LOC107639310 isoform X2, which yields MTSFCDLCSSDGLLRRRLLLRLLLQRHLFQRLLLQRRSPPVAFSYAGNLVNRAIELRVSLPADSRGFVLSDPKNRMFLCNFRIVISLVCGAYLVGNAFTTKEYKQAKDTFKVPFKSEGKGNFRTVSFKFKAVAPRTRLTFYSSFYHTRIDDYGSLCGPVLDQVLGL from the exons ATGACCTCCTTCTGCGACCTCTGCTCCAGTGACGGTCTCCTTCGGCGACGTCTCCTCTTGCGACTTCTCCTCCAGCGACATCTTTTCCAGCGGCTTCTCCTCCAGCGACGATCTCCTCCTGTGGCATTCTCCTACGCCGGCAATCTCGTCAATCGAGCTATTGAGCTGCGAGTTTCTCTTCCGGCAGACTCACGA GGCTTTGTCCTGTCTGATCCAAAGAATAGGATGTTCCTTTGCAATTTCCGCATTGTGATATCATTGGTTTGTGGTGCTTATTTAGTTGGCAATGCATTCACCACCAAGGAATATAAACAA gCGAAGGACACCTTCAAAGTTCCCTTCAAATCTGAAGGGAAGGGAAACTTCAGAACAGTGAGCTTCAAGTTCAAAGCAGTTGCACCAAGAACAAGACTCACATTCTACAGCTCCTTTTACCATACCAGAATTGATGATTATGGATCTCTCTGTGGCCCTGTTCTTGACCAG GTTTTGGGGTTGTAG